CATCTCGCAGGTGTTGATACAAACTTTCTCCATACTTCGCTTCTACAAGATGATCGCGTCCACCATATATCAGCAAAGTTGGCGGTAAACCTGGCATAACATAGCTAATAGGTGAAGCTTGTTGATAAAGCAGAGGGAACTCTGTAGGAGAACCCCCCAGAAAGGCTTCTAAAACTGCATTAGTATTAATTGGATTTGGAAACGGCGGAGCAGCGTAGCCTCGAACTAAGTCAACAGGGCCATAGTAACTAACTACTGCTTTAATCGGTGCGGAGTCTTTTTGATAAGCTGCAAGCATTGCTAAGTGAGCGCCAGCAGAGCGCCCCATTAAAGCTATCCGTTCAGGGTCTACCTCATATTCTTTGGCATGATCTCTAATAAAGGATAAAGCCGTTTGTACGTCTTCAAGTTGGGCTGGAAAGCGATATTTAGGGGCGTGTCGGTAGTCGATCGCAATTACTGTATAGCCCCGTGCCGCCATGTAGCGATTAAAGGCTGCATCATTAACGGGACTACCACGTTGCCATGAGCCACCGTAGATGGTGACGATTGTAGGATACTTCCCTACTGATATTGGGCGGTAAATTTCCAAACTCAAAGGCACACCGTCGGAAGTAGCAAAGCGAACACCTGAAGTTTGGCGTACTTGGTTATCAGCAATTCCTGTAAATACTTCAGCTAGTACAAAGGGATGAGGGCGCATTTGTGCCTGTATCTCTTGCGGCACTTTTTCCATGTACCCTGACCCTAATGCCGCTTGCATCGCTT
This portion of the Oculatellaceae cyanobacterium genome encodes:
- a CDS encoding alpha/beta hydrolase; its protein translation is MTLFKVGYLGLTLFFSAAVLFLSVWIVIPAPTSWLLPLGVGAPEISPILAVGNAIALLLSLPSSKYSWLSRLALFCSALGLILSTIPLVQLPSTLTSSNKAMQAALGSGYMEKVPQEIQAQMRPHPFVLAEVFTGIADNQVRQTSGVRFATSDGVPLSLEIYRPISVGKYPTIVTIYGGSWQRGSPVNDAAFNRYMAARGYTVIAIDYRHAPKYRFPAQLEDVQTALSFIRDHAKEYEVDPERIALMGRSAGAHLAMLAAYQKDSAPIKAVVSYYGPVDLVRGYAAPPFPNPINTNAVLEAFLGGSPTEFPLLYQQASPISYVMPGLPPTLLIYGGRDHLVEAKYGESLYQHLRDAGNTVVFLEIPWAEHAFDAIYSGISNQLALYYTERFLAWALQS